From a region of the Xanthomonas rydalmerensis genome:
- a CDS encoding M28 family metallopeptidase, with translation MTRKLMLCLAAAAALTACKREAPAPAADAAPQAAAPAPAPAPAHAFSTGIAPADFAELVKTLSSDAFEGRGPGTAGEDKTVAYIRDQMQRIGLQPGNGDSWFQDVAMTETTAAPSTTLTIAHDGAARQLAFGTDMVVGTRTGHPEVKLDGSDMVFVGYGVDAPEQKWNDYAGQDWKGKTVVMFVNDPGFHTGEGSLFEGKRMTYYGRWTYKFEEAARKGAAAALIVHDTPGASYGWDVVKNSWSGAQYDLPAKDDPEPRIPVQGWITADAAKKLFADAGLDLAQAYKDASKRGFKPIPLKAKLSVDLKSTIAEKTSRNVVGVLPGGSRADEAVLYMAHWDHLGKHDGEPGDNIYNGAVDNATGVAGILEIAEAFAHQQPKPERSVVFLAVTLEESGLLGSKYYVAHPTFPLNKIAGVINLDAMPVAGRAKDLVVNGFGSSQLEDLLKPIAAAQGRVLHAEDAPQSGFYFRSDHFNFAKAGVPALYIDGGEDLIDGGIEAGRRAAAEYAKRYHSPADEYDPATWKLDGVMDDLQAVYGVGKELAAGDSWPNWYPDNPFKAARDKMMGRRTSLPATAPANGK, from the coding sequence ATGACCCGCAAGCTCATGCTGTGCCTGGCCGCGGCGGCGGCGCTGACCGCGTGCAAACGCGAAGCGCCTGCCCCGGCCGCCGACGCCGCGCCGCAAGCCGCTGCGCCCGCCCCCGCTCCGGCGCCCGCGCATGCGTTTTCCACCGGGATCGCGCCGGCGGACTTCGCCGAACTGGTCAAGACGCTGTCCTCCGACGCCTTCGAAGGCCGCGGTCCCGGCACAGCTGGCGAAGACAAGACGGTCGCCTACATCCGCGACCAGATGCAACGCATCGGTCTGCAACCGGGCAACGGCGACAGTTGGTTCCAGGACGTGGCGATGACCGAGACCACGGCGGCACCCAGCACCACGCTCACCATCGCCCACGACGGCGCAGCGCGGCAGCTCGCCTTCGGCACCGACATGGTGGTGGGCACACGCACCGGCCACCCCGAGGTCAAGCTCGATGGCAGCGACATGGTCTTCGTCGGCTACGGCGTGGACGCGCCGGAGCAGAAGTGGAACGACTACGCCGGCCAGGACTGGAAGGGCAAGACCGTGGTGATGTTCGTCAACGACCCCGGCTTCCACACCGGCGAAGGCAGCCTGTTCGAAGGCAAGCGCATGACCTACTACGGGCGCTGGACCTACAAGTTCGAGGAAGCCGCACGCAAGGGCGCCGCTGCCGCGTTGATCGTGCACGACACGCCCGGCGCCAGCTACGGCTGGGACGTGGTCAAGAATTCCTGGTCCGGCGCACAGTACGACCTGCCGGCGAAGGACGATCCGGAGCCGCGCATCCCGGTGCAAGGCTGGATCACCGCCGACGCCGCCAAGAAGCTGTTCGCCGACGCCGGCCTGGATCTGGCGCAGGCGTACAAAGACGCCAGCAAGCGCGGCTTCAAGCCGATTCCGCTGAAGGCCAAACTCTCGGTGGACCTGAAGAGCACGATTGCCGAGAAGACCTCGCGCAACGTGGTCGGCGTGCTGCCCGGCGGCAGCCGCGCCGACGAAGCGGTGCTGTACATGGCGCACTGGGATCACCTGGGCAAGCACGATGGCGAACCGGGCGACAACATCTACAACGGCGCGGTCGACAACGCCACCGGCGTGGCCGGCATCCTGGAAATTGCCGAGGCGTTCGCGCACCAGCAACCCAAGCCCGAACGCTCGGTGGTGTTCCTGGCGGTGACGCTGGAGGAGTCGGGGCTGCTCGGTTCCAAGTATTACGTGGCGCATCCGACATTCCCATTGAACAAGATCGCCGGCGTCATCAACCTGGATGCGATGCCGGTGGCCGGGCGTGCCAAGGACCTGGTGGTCAACGGGTTCGGCAGTTCCCAACTGGAAGACCTGCTCAAGCCCATCGCTGCCGCACAAGGCCGCGTGCTGCATGCCGAAGACGCGCCGCAGAGCGGGTTCTACTTCCGTTCCGATCACTTCAACTTCGCCAAGGCCGGCGTGCCGGCGCTGTACATCGACGGCGGTGAGGACCTGATCGACGGTGGCATCGAGGCCGGACGCCGTGCCGCGGCGGAATACGCCAAGCGCTACCACTCGCCGGCCGACGAGTACGACCCGGCAACCTGGAAACTCGACGGCGTGATGGACGACCTGCAGGCGGTGTATGGCGTCGGCAAGGAA
- a CDS encoding murein hydrolase activator EnvC family protein produces the protein MPVAAPVPLRSAAPRAVERRAPGRWRGLLRSLLAAVCLLTAGLAVAQNPREAEKRLEKVRGELKSVAEERRQLEGKRGDAARQLRDADEKVAATGRSLAQTQQALQRHQQTLAELERKRDGLRSGLTRQRAELAQLLRAAYAIGGNAPLKLLLAQDRVADANRLLAYHRYLQRERAQRIATLTHELQALEQVQREVVEQKQQLSEAQRRQQEQAQALQRDRKQRASVVSELDQRYQDRSEREKALGQDAKALETLLANLRAAAARAEAERRAAAKREAAEQAAQAKAAAKSGRGGGKVPPKVVASAPPLKVGGLGWPLSGDLIARYGGRLPDGRTSSGVLIAAPAGSTVTAVADGTVVFSDWMTGYGMILIVDHGNGYMSLYAHNDTLLRDAGAKVKRGDAVAKVGNSGGQGRPALYFELRRNGQPVDPSSWLQRR, from the coding sequence TTGCCCGTAGCCGCTCCTGTCCCGTTGCGTTCCGCCGCGCCCCGCGCGGTCGAGCGGCGTGCGCCCGGGCGCTGGCGCGGGCTGTTGCGCAGCCTGCTGGCGGCGGTGTGCTTGCTGACCGCAGGATTGGCCGTGGCGCAGAACCCGCGCGAGGCCGAGAAGCGCCTGGAGAAAGTGCGCGGCGAGCTGAAGAGCGTGGCCGAGGAACGGCGGCAACTGGAAGGCAAGCGCGGCGATGCCGCACGCCAGTTGCGCGATGCCGACGAAAAGGTCGCCGCCACCGGCCGCAGCCTGGCGCAGACGCAACAGGCGCTGCAGCGGCACCAGCAGACGCTGGCCGAACTCGAGCGCAAGCGCGATGGCCTGCGCAGCGGCTTGACCCGCCAGCGCGCCGAACTGGCGCAACTGCTGCGTGCGGCCTATGCCATCGGCGGCAATGCGCCGCTGAAGCTGCTGCTGGCGCAGGACCGCGTGGCCGACGCCAACCGCCTGCTGGCCTATCACCGCTATCTGCAGCGCGAGCGCGCGCAGCGCATCGCCACGCTGACCCACGAGTTGCAGGCGCTGGAGCAGGTGCAGCGCGAGGTCGTCGAACAGAAGCAGCAACTGAGCGAGGCCCAGCGCCGCCAGCAGGAACAGGCCCAGGCGCTGCAGCGCGACCGCAAGCAACGCGCCAGCGTGGTCTCGGAACTGGACCAGCGCTACCAGGACCGCAGCGAACGCGAGAAGGCGCTGGGCCAGGATGCCAAGGCACTGGAAACCCTGCTCGCCAATCTGCGCGCCGCCGCGGCCCGTGCCGAAGCCGAGCGTCGTGCCGCGGCCAAGCGCGAAGCGGCCGAACAGGCGGCGCAGGCCAAGGCCGCGGCGAAGTCCGGGCGTGGCGGCGGCAAGGTGCCGCCCAAGGTGGTCGCCTCGGCGCCGCCGCTGAAGGTCGGCGGCCTGGGCTGGCCGCTGTCGGGCGATCTGATCGCGCGCTACGGCGGCAGGCTGCCCGATGGGCGCACCAGCAGCGGCGTGTTGATCGCCGCGCCCGCCGGCAGCACCGTCACCGCCGTCGCCGATGGCACGGTGGTGTTCTCCGACTGGATGACCGGCTACGGCATGATCCTGATCGTGGACCACGGCAACGGCTACATGAGCCTGTACGCGCACAACGACACCTTGTTGCGCGACGCCGGCGCCAAGGTCAAGCGCGGCGATGCGGTGGCCAAGGTCGGCAATTCCGGCGGCCAGGGCCGCCCGGCGCTGTACTTCGAATTGCGCCGCAATGGCCAGCCGGTGGATCCGTCGTCGTGGCTGCAGCGCCGCTGA